The following are encoded together in the Rhizoctonia solani chromosome 10, complete sequence genome:
- a CDS encoding Multicopper oxidase: MQLRNVPLFLGAILPVAQAALRLHTLNLTYGTNNADGTTREAWLINGQTPGPHLVWDEGDDVSVKVLNNGHEPVTIHWHGLEQVGTPWSDGVPGMTQWPIPPGGDFVYNFTLKQAGFHWYHSHYKMQLDDGLKGTLYIRPNPNKPKPFNQISNSTSTLKKLRDAEMNAFLLNVFDYKHYTSEHWMAEWERTDVEQLCIDNLLTNGKGPVKCPNMTEINAIAAPEQKPLTKKGCLQPSNKIMFPYPESRPEMVEPSMWYNCTNSNTTFEVFTVKKSNGWAAFNLLNSGALWDLRVSIDSHKMYFFAADGHYTKVQVATSILIPIGERYQFFVKLDQPVGDYVIRTAAVVLPQLISGYAILSYVNSGKTGAGVVEKYALPAAKKPYIDYAGNIINGGVDLVQANLSPFPASPPPQGASDLTLALNVTRSRNSWHEPKDDFTPLLFQPGQIASLDPTVYFSYPNGTLVDLIFTVTAGNPAMHPPHPMHKHGVKAWFLGSGDGPFPYASVKEAVDAGYKGINLKNPPLRDDFVTPVAMTGQAWAAVRFRAVDPGPIVLHCHIDAHLATGMVIALLEGPEKLTGDYVPSYYLTKNKS, from the exons ATGCAACTTCGAAATGTCCCTCTCTTTTTGGGGGCCATCCTACCTGTAGCTCAAGCCGCGCTCCGCCTACATACGCTCAAT CTCACTTATGGCACTAACAATGCCGATGGCACAACTCGTGAAGCGTGGCTCATTAACGGCCAGACTCCAGGACCTCACTTGGTCTGGGATGAGGGCGACGATGTTTCCGTCAAAGTCCTCAACAATGGCCATGAGCCCGTTACTATTCACTGGCACGG CCTTGAACAAGTTGGAACCCCCTGGTCGGATGGTGTGCCTGGGATGACCCAATGGCCAATTCCTCCAGGAGGAGATTTCGTTTATAATTTTACTCTCAAACAAGCTGGTTTCCATT GGTACCACTCCCATTAC AAAATGCAACTCGACGATGGCTTGAAGGGAACGTTATACATTCGTCCTAACCCCAATAAGCCCAAACCCTTCAACCAAATCTCTAATAGCACTTCCACCCTGAAGAAGCTGAGGGACGCTGAAATGaacgccttcctccttaatGT CTTTGATTACAAACATTATACATCGGAGCACTGGATGGCCGAATGGGAGCGTACCGATGTTGAACAACTTTGCATTGATAATCTACTCA CTAATGGCAAAGGACCTGTGAAATGCCCTAACATGACCGAGATTAACGCGATCGCTGCTCCTGAGCAGAAGCCATTAACCAAAAAAGG ATGC CTTCAACCCAGCAATAAGATCATGTTCCCTTACCCCGAGTCCAGG CCGGAGATGGTTGAGCCCTCGATGTGGTATAACTGTACCAATTCGAATACCACATTTGAAGTCTTCACCGTCAAGAAGTCTAACGGCTGGGCTGCGTTCAACCTATTG AACAGCGGAGCCCTTTGGGATCTTCGTGTTTCCATCGACTCGCACAAGATGTACTTCT TCGCCGCGGACGGTCACTATACCAAAGTCCAAGTTGCAACCTCGATTCTCATTCCTATTGGCGAACGTTACCAATTCTTTGTCAAGCTTGATCAACCAGTtggagattatgtcatccgcACAGCTGCGGTCGTCCTTCCCCAACTCATCAGTGGCTATGCCATCCTTTCCTATGTCAACTCTGGAAAGACCGGTGCCGGTGTCGTCGAGAAGTATGCTCTTCCCGCAGCGAAGAAACca TACATCGACTATGCTGGAAATATCATCAACGGTGGTGTCGATTTGGTTCAGGCTAATCTGTCGCCATTCCCTgcatctccccctcctcaGGGCGCTTCCGACCTTACACTTGCTTTGAACGTCACTCGCTCCA GAAACTCGTGGCACGAGCCCAAGGACGACTTCACTCCCCTTCTCTTCCAGCCAGGCCAAATTGCTTCTCTTGACCCCACGGTCTACTTCTCGTATCCCAATGGCACTCTCGTTGATTTGATCTTTACTGTTACGGCTGGTAATCCTGCTATGCATCCTCCTCACCCCATGCATAAGCACGGTGTCAAGGCATGGTTCCTCGGCTCAGGCGATGGTCCTTTCCCATATGCCTCCGTCAAGGAAGCTGTGGATGCCGGCTACAAGGGCATTAACCTCAAGAACCCACCCCTTCGCGATGACTTTGTCACT CCCGTCGCTATGACTGGTCAGGCATGGGCAGCTGTGCGTTTCCGCGCTGTTGACCCTGGCCCAATCGTTCTTCACTGCCACATTGATGCTCACCTTGCAACTGGTATGGTGATCG CATTGCTGGAAGGCCCTGAGAAGCTCACAGGCGACTATGTTCCGAGCTATTACCTTACCAAGAACAAGTCATGA